A region of Planktomarina temperata RCA23 DNA encodes the following proteins:
- the accD gene encoding acetyl-CoA carboxylase, carboxyltransferase subunit beta yields the protein MNWISNYVRPKINSLFSRREVPENLWTKCAECGTMLFHRELSENLNVCTHCDHHMGISPRARMEALFDGGIFVEVDVPKPITDPLHFRDQKKYPDRMRAAQKKTGEAEAMLVVEGEMGRTGIVAACQDFAFMGGSMGMYVGNAIIAAAQRAVELKRPLILFSAAGGARMQEGILSLMQMPRTTVAVQMLKEAGLPYIVVLTHPTTGGVTASYAMLGDVHIAEPNALICFAGQRVIEQTIREKLPEGFQRAEYLLDHGMLDRVTHRTHMRDELITITRMLLKQSPAIKGDLPKPSADEPSAETNSAK from the coding sequence TTGAATTGGATTTCTAATTACGTCAGGCCAAAGATTAATTCGCTGTTTTCACGCCGCGAAGTTCCCGAAAATCTTTGGACCAAATGCGCCGAATGCGGCACGATGTTGTTTCACCGCGAGCTGTCGGAGAATTTGAACGTCTGCACCCATTGCGATCACCATATGGGCATCAGCCCGCGCGCGCGCATGGAAGCTTTGTTTGACGGTGGCATCTTTGTTGAAGTGGATGTGCCAAAACCCATCACCGACCCGCTGCATTTCCGCGATCAAAAGAAATATCCCGACCGAATGAGAGCCGCGCAAAAGAAAACCGGCGAGGCAGAAGCCATGCTGGTCGTGGAAGGCGAAATGGGCCGCACAGGCATTGTCGCCGCGTGCCAGGATTTTGCTTTCATGGGTGGATCTATGGGCATGTATGTTGGAAACGCCATCATCGCCGCAGCCCAGCGCGCAGTTGAGCTCAAACGCCCGCTGATATTGTTCTCAGCTGCCGGCGGCGCGCGGATGCAGGAGGGGATTTTGTCCTTGATGCAAATGCCCCGCACCACCGTTGCCGTGCAAATGCTCAAAGAGGCTGGCCTTCCCTATATCGTCGTACTGACCCACCCGACCACAGGCGGGGTCACGGCCTCCTATGCGATGTTGGGTGATGTGCATATCGCCGAGCCCAATGCATTGATCTGCTTTGCAGGCCAAAGGGTCATTGAACAAACCATTCGTGAAAAATTACCCGAAGGGTTCCAGCGTGCTGAATATCTGCTGGATCACGGGATGTTGGACCGGGTGACACATCGCACCCATATGCGCGATGAATTGATCACCATCACCCGGATGCTGTTGAAACAATCCCCTGCTATCAAAGGGGATTTGCCGAAACCCTCGGCCGATGAGCCCTCTGCCGAAACGAATAGCGCGAAATGA
- a CDS encoding CPBP family glutamic-type intramembrane protease, with amino-acid sequence MSYEPYEALIAPARAKASLLRLILGLVITALLYMLLVSLSWQVLLSVMGEAWFEQTLQLPGPSSPSQMFVILGSFVFMTAAVSFTVWSLHHHSPLLLIGDFARARGQFFRTIGSLFVMATVVAVIASYGTTFVQNLPLSQWLGLLPLTLAFLLIQVSAEELVFRGYLQSQLAALGLHRFIWIMIPSAIFGLLHYDPAVMGAAAPWIVLSTTLFGVIAADLTARSGTLGPAIAFHFVWNFYAIVLCGFPDYLGGLAFFTYDFSIMDEERLISLMPYDAAFLLLAYLTVRIALRR; translated from the coding sequence ATGTCTTACGAACCCTATGAAGCCCTCATCGCCCCGGCACGGGCAAAGGCGAGCCTTCTGAGGCTCATCCTCGGACTTGTGATCACAGCCCTACTCTACATGCTGCTCGTAAGTCTCAGTTGGCAGGTGCTTTTGTCTGTTATGGGTGAGGCTTGGTTTGAGCAAACCCTGCAACTGCCTGGCCCCAGCAGCCCAAGTCAAATGTTTGTCATATTGGGCAGTTTCGTGTTCATGACTGCTGCCGTCAGTTTCACGGTCTGGAGCCTGCATCACCACAGCCCGCTTTTGCTCATCGGCGATTTCGCCCGCGCAAGAGGGCAATTTTTCAGAACCATAGGCAGTTTATTCGTTATGGCCACGGTCGTGGCTGTCATCGCAAGTTATGGCACCACGTTCGTGCAAAACCTCCCGCTCAGCCAATGGCTCGGCCTGCTGCCCCTCACATTAGCGTTCCTGCTCATTCAGGTCAGTGCCGAAGAATTGGTATTTCGCGGATATTTGCAAAGCCAATTGGCAGCGCTTGGCCTGCATCGATTTATCTGGATCATGATCCCTTCGGCAATTTTTGGCCTTTTGCATTATGATCCCGCCGTCATGGGGGCGGCGGCGCCATGGATCGTTCTGTCGACAACCCTCTTTGGTGTGATCGCCGCCGACCTCACCGCGCGCAGTGGCACGCTGGGCCCGGCCATTGCGTTTCATTTTGTTTGGAACTTCTATGCCATTGTTCTCTGTGGGTTTCCAGACTACCTCGGAGGGCTGGCGTTTTTTACCTATGATTTTTCAATCATGGATGAGGAGCGGTTGATCTCACTCATGCCATATGATGCTGCCTTCCTCCTGCTGGCCTATCTCACTGTCCGCATCGCACTGCGCAGGTGA
- the ilvD gene encoding dihydroxy-acid dehydratase, which produces MNKPAFDKSNLPSRHVSVGPARAPHRSFYYAMGMTAEEIAQPFVGVATCWNEAAPCNISLNRQAQAAKIGVKHAAGTPREFTTITVTDGIAMGHEGMRSSLASREAIADSVELTVRGHCYDALVGLAGCDKSLPGMMMAMVRLNVPSVFVYGGSILPGTMNGKDVTVQDVFEAVGQHQAGQLSTCELEKLEAVACPSAGACGGQFTANTMACVSEAIGLALPNSTGAPAPYESRDQYAVASGEAVMNLLEKNIRARDIVTLKSLENAARVVACTGGSTNAGLHLPAIAHEAGLEFYLDDVCDIFRDTPYFVDLKPGGQYVAKDLFEVGGVPVVMKELRKAGLMHEDCMTATGRSMGEELDLIEREADGRVIYPVETPITKTGGVVGLKGNLAPEGAIVKVAGIAAQHQIFTGPARVFECEEDAFEAVKERAYEEGEVLVIRNEGPSGGPGMREMLSTTAALSGQGMGKKVALITDGRFSGATRGFCVGHVGPEAAAGGPIALIETGDVVTINAISGELNVDLTDEELAERKANWKGPRETIYASGALWKYSQLVGPTYQGAVTHPGGKAERHAYFDL; this is translated from the coding sequence ATGAATAAGCCTGCCTTCGATAAATCCAATCTGCCCAGCCGACATGTGTCGGTCGGTCCCGCGCGTGCGCCGCACCGCTCCTTTTATTATGCGATGGGCATGACCGCCGAAGAAATCGCACAGCCTTTTGTGGGCGTCGCCACCTGTTGGAACGAGGCAGCTCCTTGTAATATTTCGCTCAACCGCCAGGCTCAGGCCGCTAAGATCGGTGTGAAACATGCCGCCGGAACCCCGCGGGAGTTTACCACAATCACCGTGACGGATGGCATTGCTATGGGTCATGAGGGGATGCGCTCCTCCTTGGCCAGCCGCGAGGCGATTGCCGATTCCGTTGAGCTGACCGTGCGCGGGCATTGCTATGACGCGCTGGTCGGTCTTGCCGGTTGCGACAAATCCTTGCCAGGTATGATGATGGCCATGGTGCGGCTCAATGTGCCATCGGTTTTTGTCTATGGCGGATCCATCCTGCCCGGTACGATGAACGGCAAAGACGTGACGGTTCAAGATGTGTTTGAAGCCGTGGGCCAGCACCAAGCCGGTCAACTTTCAACCTGTGAGCTTGAAAAACTGGAAGCAGTGGCTTGCCCCTCAGCAGGTGCCTGCGGTGGACAGTTTACGGCCAATACAATGGCCTGTGTCTCTGAAGCGATTGGCCTGGCCTTGCCAAACTCCACAGGCGCCCCAGCACCTTACGAATCGCGCGACCAATATGCTGTTGCCTCCGGTGAAGCGGTGATGAACTTGCTGGAGAAAAACATTCGCGCCCGCGATATCGTGACATTGAAATCTTTGGAGAATGCGGCGCGGGTTGTGGCCTGTACGGGCGGGTCGACCAACGCCGGCTTGCACCTGCCAGCAATTGCCCATGAGGCAGGCTTGGAATTTTATCTTGATGATGTCTGTGACATTTTCCGCGATACGCCCTATTTTGTCGATTTGAAGCCTGGCGGGCAATATGTCGCCAAAGACCTCTTTGAGGTTGGTGGTGTTCCGGTTGTGATGAAGGAGCTGCGCAAAGCGGGTTTGATGCACGAAGATTGCATGACCGCCACCGGGCGCTCCATGGGCGAAGAGCTGGACTTGATCGAACGTGAAGCCGATGGCCGGGTGATCTATCCGGTCGAAACCCCCATCACAAAAACGGGTGGCGTTGTGGGCCTCAAAGGCAATCTTGCTCCGGAAGGCGCTATTGTGAAAGTGGCGGGCATCGCCGCACAGCATCAGATTTTCACAGGTCCTGCTCGGGTGTTTGAGTGCGAAGAAGACGCTTTTGAAGCTGTGAAAGAGCGTGCCTATGAAGAAGGTGAGGTCTTGGTGATCCGCAATGAAGGCCCATCAGGGGGCCCCGGCATGCGTGAAATGCTCTCCACCACAGCGGCGCTTTCTGGCCAAGGCATGGGCAAAAAAGTTGCCCTCATCACCGATGGGCGGTTCTCCGGCGCGACACGCGGTTTTTGTGTGGGTCACGTGGGGCCTGAGGCGGCGGCCGGTGGCCCGATCGCTTTGATTGAAACGGGTGACGTGGTCACGATCAATGCTATTTCTGGTGAGCTGAATGTTGATTTGACCGACGAAGAATTGGCCGAACGCAAAGCCAATTGGAAAGGCCCGCGTGAGACCATCTACGCCAGCGGCGCGCTTTGGAAATATTCGCAATTGGTGGGTCCAACCTACCAAGGGGCGGTGACCCATCCCGGCGGCAAAGCAGAGCGTCACGCGTATTTTGATCTCTAA
- a CDS encoding DUF6478 family protein, with translation MGIELIYFGYLGRALSAVYLKFWRNRLQRAAGEKTAKLRQQRREALALQRELGDVLPRINDELHHRLRGSKAYRHGSNMLWSWRPELWAAPCPSAAGPVPQSGARLELNTKVFFDDADCAVITQQFRNDMSEAFAPYGVALELFQFEGSFLSLAIDLPDELYQTFAKDELIGLSGAIVAERPTGFTVRLNIKHGPNTEQLIQVHDLSNTEFGLEFDPEHLKINVNRVEKIWLDLVFETPNFNRISLVDLAFSKRPRVEI, from the coding sequence TTGGGCATTGAATTGATTTATTTTGGCTATTTAGGGCGGGCACTATCGGCTGTATACCTTAAGTTTTGGCGCAATCGCCTGCAGCGCGCTGCGGGGGAGAAGACCGCTAAGCTCCGTCAGCAGCGGCGCGAGGCCTTGGCGCTTCAGCGCGAGCTGGGTGACGTCTTGCCCCGCATCAATGATGAATTGCACCACAGGCTGCGTGGGTCCAAGGCATATCGGCATGGCTCCAATATGCTTTGGTCGTGGCGCCCCGAGCTCTGGGCCGCGCCATGCCCCTCGGCGGCCGGCCCCGTTCCCCAAAGCGGCGCGCGCCTTGAGTTAAATACCAAAGTATTTTTTGATGACGCGGATTGCGCAGTTATTACACAGCAATTTCGCAACGACATGTCAGAAGCCTTCGCACCCTATGGGGTGGCTTTGGAGCTGTTTCAATTTGAGGGCAGTTTTCTGTCCCTCGCCATTGATCTGCCCGATGAGCTGTACCAGACTTTTGCCAAAGACGAGTTGATTGGTCTGTCCGGGGCAATCGTTGCGGAGCGTCCAACGGGATTTACGGTGCGCTTGAACATCAAACACGGGCCCAATACTGAGCAACTCATTCAGGTGCATGACCTCAGCAATACGGAGTTTGGATTGGAGTTTGATCCTGAACATCTGAAAATCAATGTGAACCGCGTGGAAAAAATTTGGCTGGATCTGGTGTTTGAGACCCCGAATTTTAACCGCATTTCACTTGTAGATCTGGCGTTTAGCAAGCGACCGCGGGTTGAGATTTAA
- a CDS encoding OmpA family protein, with the protein MLRRFALLLLLPCQAQALELDMPIGLVQSSQTEQSLATLNVPTGVWNGSEVPSVTLTGQVTKTTFQSSEIRKPDAVAAAIWPQLDAQGYDLALQCADQTCGGYDFRFTLPVVPPPHMFVDLGDYVFLSGLKDGTQGLWLLISRSLGQTHVQLTQVRPADVPPIELSSASLTSASGVLETDLIATGRYVLADLTFDAGSARLDKASFASLQALGDYLIRHSDQSIALVGHTDSSGSHEANLDLSKQRAEAVRTMLLDQFPLISPTRVGCEGIGYFSPLASNAAPEDREINRRVEVILVPTRP; encoded by the coding sequence ATGCTACGCCGCTTCGCCCTCTTGCTGCTCCTTCCATGTCAAGCTCAAGCACTTGAGCTGGACATGCCCATCGGTCTGGTGCAAAGCAGCCAAACTGAGCAGAGCTTGGCGACCCTGAATGTACCCACCGGCGTTTGGAATGGCTCCGAGGTGCCCAGCGTCACCCTCACAGGACAGGTCACAAAAACCACATTTCAGTCCAGCGAGATCCGAAAACCCGATGCGGTGGCGGCTGCAATTTGGCCACAACTGGACGCACAGGGCTATGACTTGGCCTTGCAATGCGCAGATCAAACCTGCGGCGGTTATGATTTCCGCTTTACCCTGCCGGTCGTGCCTCCCCCGCACATGTTTGTGGATCTTGGCGACTATGTCTTTTTATCTGGACTAAAGGACGGCACCCAGGGCCTATGGCTATTGATCAGCCGTTCTTTGGGTCAAACCCATGTGCAACTCACCCAGGTCAGACCAGCGGACGTACCGCCGATTGAGCTGTCTTCGGCATCGCTGACATCAGCCAGCGGCGTCTTGGAGACAGATCTCATCGCCACCGGGCGTTATGTGCTTGCAGATCTCACGTTCGACGCGGGATCGGCACGGTTGGACAAGGCGAGTTTCGCCTCGCTACAGGCACTCGGTGACTATTTGATACGCCACAGCGATCAATCCATCGCCCTCGTAGGTCACACGGATTCCAGCGGATCACATGAGGCCAATCTTGATCTGTCCAAACAAAGAGCCGAGGCGGTGCGGACAATGTTGCTCGATCAATTCCCTCTGATTTCGCCAACACGGGTGGGTTGTGAAGGGATCGGATATTTCTCACCCTTGGCCAGCAACGCCGCGCCAGAGGACCGCGAGATCAATCGGCGAGTCGAAGTGATCTTGGTGCCGACGCGCCCCTAG
- a CDS encoding peroxidase-related enzyme (This protein belongs to a clade of uncharacterized proteins related to peroxidases such as the alkylhydroperoxidase AhpD.), which produces MTSSPTALDLPMVSPLPEATQKYFDICQDKLGMVPNVLQAYAFDIDKLNAFTTLYNDVMLADSGLSKLEREMIAVVVSSINKCFYCLTAHGAAVRALSGDPILGEQLVMNYRTADLDARQKAMLDFAALMTESSQHIEEADRAALRAVGFSDRDIWDISAVAGFFNMTNRIASATDMRPNAQYHAQHR; this is translated from the coding sequence ATGACCTCTTCTCCCACCGCTTTGGACCTGCCCATGGTTTCACCGTTACCTGAAGCCACGCAAAAATATTTTGACATCTGCCAAGACAAGCTGGGCATGGTGCCGAATGTGTTGCAAGCCTATGCTTTTGACATCGATAAATTAAATGCGTTCACCACGCTCTACAATGATGTCATGTTGGCAGACAGCGGCCTGTCGAAACTGGAACGGGAGATGATTGCCGTGGTCGTGTCCTCGATAAACAAATGCTTTTATTGCCTCACCGCCCATGGGGCAGCGGTCCGCGCCCTATCCGGAGATCCTATCTTGGGAGAGCAATTGGTGATGAATTACCGGACCGCCGATTTGGATGCCCGGCAAAAAGCCATGCTTGATTTCGCCGCCCTAATGACCGAAAGCAGCCAGCACATAGAAGAAGCAGACCGCGCCGCCCTGCGCGCTGTGGGGTTTTCGGACCGCGATATTTGGGATATTTCAGCGGTGGCGGGATTTTTTAACATGACCAACCGGATTGCCAGCGCCACCGATATGCGCCCAAATGCTCAATACCACGCACAACACCGTTAG
- a CDS encoding GNAT family N-acetyltransferase, with protein MTLPSAQRLYQATNTTWPARRTRQEAGWEIRDGAGGGKRVSAVTLAQKELPDIDWIEATLTEQGQEHLFMIRDGDEALDASLAARGYEIIDPVTLYLCETAHLQPASLPRAQSYCIWEPLHIMREIWAAGGIQEPRIALMHRVQTPKTALLARSGDTPAGVGFLALDGEIAMLHAVEVLPSYRRRGVAKKLMAQAAKWAEDHGAKYMALMTTRDNQAANGLYSSLGMRPVGHYHYRIKDTA; from the coding sequence ATGACCCTGCCCTCTGCTCAGCGATTGTATCAAGCCACAAACACCACTTGGCCCGCGCGCAGGACCCGCCAAGAGGCCGGCTGGGAGATTCGCGATGGGGCGGGTGGCGGCAAGCGCGTGTCAGCTGTCACATTGGCCCAAAAAGAACTGCCCGATATTGATTGGATCGAAGCCACCCTAACGGAGCAGGGGCAAGAGCATCTGTTTATGATCCGCGACGGCGATGAAGCCCTCGACGCATCACTTGCAGCCCGCGGCTATGAGATCATCGACCCGGTGACCCTTTATCTTTGTGAGACCGCGCATCTGCAGCCCGCGTCCCTGCCTCGGGCGCAAAGCTATTGCATTTGGGAGCCCTTGCACATCATGCGTGAAATTTGGGCCGCGGGCGGCATTCAGGAGCCGCGCATCGCTCTGATGCACCGGGTGCAGACGCCAAAGACCGCCCTGCTCGCCCGCAGCGGAGACACGCCCGCCGGGGTGGGATTTCTGGCGCTTGATGGCGAGATTGCAATGCTGCATGCGGTTGAGGTCCTGCCATCCTACCGCCGCAGGGGCGTGGCAAAAAAACTGATGGCACAGGCTGCAAAATGGGCGGAAGATCACGGCGCAAAATACATGGCCCTGATGACCACCCGCGACAATCAAGCCGCCAATGGTCTTTACAGCTCTTTGGGAATGCGTCCCGTCGGGCATTATCATTACCGCATAAAGGACACAGCATGA
- a CDS encoding competence/damage-inducible protein A: MPNPTAAMLVIGDEILSGRTRDANMYHLAGQLTRQGIDLKEVRVVSDDPEAIVSATRALSTAYTHVFTSGGIGPTHDDITADCIAAAFGVSIGVRADARAILQAHYDANGQELNDARLRMARIPDGACLIDNPVSKAPGFTLQNVHVMAGVPSIFQAMLASILPSLTGGKPLLSVTYRVDRGEGDIAAPLGALAAAFPQLSIGCYPFQKDGLFGANIVMRGTDDSQLQKAMTALKGEFPQ, translated from the coding sequence ATGCCAAATCCAACAGCCGCGATGCTCGTCATTGGCGATGAAATTTTGTCTGGACGGACCCGCGATGCCAATATGTATCATCTGGCCGGCCAACTGACCAGGCAGGGCATTGATCTCAAAGAAGTGCGTGTGGTGAGCGATGATCCAGAGGCGATTGTGAGTGCGACGCGCGCCCTTAGCACCGCCTATACCCATGTGTTCACCAGCGGCGGCATTGGCCCCACGCATGATGACATCACCGCCGATTGCATTGCCGCTGCCTTCGGCGTCTCAATAGGCGTGCGCGCCGATGCCCGCGCCATTCTGCAAGCCCATTATGACGCCAATGGCCAAGAGCTCAATGACGCACGTCTGCGCATGGCACGGATCCCAGACGGGGCGTGCCTGATCGACAATCCGGTGAGCAAAGCGCCCGGTTTTACGTTGCAAAATGTGCATGTGATGGCGGGAGTGCCCTCAATTTTTCAGGCCATGCTTGCCAGCATTCTTCCCAGCCTCACCGGGGGCAAGCCATTGCTCAGTGTCACCTATCGGGTCGATCGCGGCGAGGGGGATATCGCGGCACCGCTTGGCGCCTTGGCCGCTGCTTTCCCGCAGTTATCCATCGGCTGCTATCCATTCCAAAAAGACGGGCTATTTGGCGCGAATATCGTCATGCGCGGCACAGATGACAGCCAGCTGCAAAAAGCAATGACAGCATTAAAGGGCGAATTTCCGCAATGA
- the sfsA gene encoding DNA/RNA nuclease SfsA, whose protein sequence is MRFQTPLVPGRLIKRYKRFLADVILDDGRQVTAHCANPGAMIGLKEPGLRVWLEPNDDPKKKLKFGWRVAQLDTGAWVGIDTSLPNKIIHEALRDQKIAELAEYDTIRPEQKYGANSRVDFLLSAPALPEAYVEVKNVHLWRSGDWAEFPDTVTARGLKHLGVLGDMAEAGHLAVLIYCVQHTGCARFRLAEDLDPAYAEACKRALQRGVEMLCYSCAVSHEQITLERALPLDLPAPGQG, encoded by the coding sequence ATGCGCTTTCAAACCCCTCTTGTGCCAGGTCGGCTGATCAAACGTTATAAACGCTTTTTAGCCGACGTAATTTTGGATGATGGTCGGCAGGTGACCGCTCATTGTGCCAATCCTGGCGCCATGATTGGCCTCAAGGAACCGGGCCTGCGTGTTTGGCTTGAGCCCAATGATGATCCCAAGAAAAAGCTCAAATTTGGCTGGCGGGTGGCGCAACTGGACACCGGTGCATGGGTTGGGATTGACACAAGCTTGCCGAATAAAATCATTCATGAGGCCCTGCGCGACCAAAAAATCGCGGAACTTGCAGAGTATGACACCATCCGGCCCGAGCAGAAATATGGGGCAAACTCGCGAGTGGATTTCTTGCTCAGCGCGCCAGCTTTGCCGGAGGCCTATGTTGAGGTGAAGAATGTGCATCTTTGGCGCAGCGGAGATTGGGCTGAGTTTCCCGATACCGTCACGGCGCGCGGGCTAAAACATTTGGGCGTTCTGGGCGATATGGCGGAGGCGGGTCATCTTGCGGTGCTGATCTACTGTGTTCAGCACACGGGCTGCGCACGGTTCCGCCTGGCGGAAGATTTGGATCCAGCCTACGCGGAGGCGTGCAAACGCGCCCTGCAGCGTGGGGTTGAGATGCTGTGCTACAGCTGTGCGGTGAGCCATGAGCAAATCACTCTTGAGCGGGCGTTACCGCTTGATTTGCCCGCGCCGGGGCAGGGGTGA
- the map gene encoding type I methionyl aminopeptidase yields MTSARGRLTKDGIRIYEPGDFAGMKKAGRVAATILDDIIPYITVGQTTGEIDRVITDMVTAHGAISATIGYKGYLHASCISVNHVVCHGIPGDKRIKDGDILNIDVTVIVDGWYGDTSRMYVAGKLPRKSERLIQVTHDALFKGIEAVKPGNTFGDIGHAIQTYVEAHRMSVVKDFCGHGLGQVFHAPPNVLHYGRAGTGPVLEEGMFFTIEPMVNLGRPETKVLADDWTAVTRDKSLSAQFEHSVGVTERGVEIFTLSPKGLFHPTYG; encoded by the coding sequence GTGACCTCAGCCCGTGGACGACTGACCAAAGATGGTATCCGAATTTATGAGCCCGGTGACTTTGCGGGCATGAAAAAGGCTGGCCGCGTCGCAGCGACCATTTTGGATGACATCATCCCCTATATCACCGTTGGACAAACCACGGGCGAGATTGACCGGGTCATCACCGATATGGTGACCGCGCATGGGGCAATCTCGGCCACGATTGGCTATAAGGGCTATTTGCACGCCAGCTGTATTTCGGTCAATCATGTGGTCTGCCATGGAATTCCCGGGGACAAGCGCATCAAAGATGGCGATATTCTCAACATTGATGTGACCGTGATCGTCGATGGTTGGTATGGGGACACCAGCCGGATGTATGTGGCTGGAAAACTGCCGCGCAAATCCGAACGGTTAATCCAAGTGACCCATGACGCTTTGTTCAAAGGGATTGAGGCGGTCAAACCCGGCAATACCTTTGGCGATATCGGTCATGCCATTCAAACCTATGTGGAAGCCCATCGCATGAGCGTGGTCAAAGACTTCTGTGGTCACGGCTTGGGGCAAGTGTTTCACGCGCCGCCCAATGTCTTGCATTATGGCCGTGCCGGCACGGGTCCTGTTTTGGAAGAGGGCATGTTCTTTACCATTGAGCCGATGGTCAATCTCGGACGGCCCGAAACGAAGGTTCTGGCTGATGATTGGACCGCTGTGACCCGTGACAAATCGCTATCTGCGCAATTTGAGCATTCGGTGGGCGTGACTGAGAGGGGCGTGGAAATTTTTACACTGTCGCCAAAGGGTCTTTTTCACCCAACTTACGGCTAG
- the rsmD gene encoding 16S rRNA (guanine(966)-N(2))-methyltransferase RsmD: MRIIAGQNRGLRLAEIGAGDPAAHLRPTTDRVRETLFNVLRNWIDFQGLRVLDLFAGTGALGLEALSRGAQHVTFVENGRVGQKLIGENIARMRAQDRCQLLAQDATKLPPGTPCDLVFLDPPYGKSLGQQALRSAWAQGWIAADALVIFEEASAVTPEGFVLRDSRKFGGTTMTFLQPIQAPAESDER, translated from the coding sequence ATGAGGATCATCGCCGGTCAAAACCGCGGTTTGCGCTTGGCTGAGATTGGCGCGGGCGATCCCGCAGCGCATTTGCGCCCGACCACGGACCGTGTACGCGAGACATTGTTTAACGTGTTGCGCAATTGGATCGATTTCCAAGGTCTTCGGGTCCTAGATCTCTTCGCAGGGACCGGCGCGCTCGGCTTAGAGGCCTTATCGCGTGGTGCCCAGCATGTCACTTTTGTGGAGAACGGCCGGGTTGGGCAAAAGCTGATCGGCGAGAATATCGCAAGAATGCGCGCCCAAGACCGCTGTCAACTCCTAGCCCAAGACGCCACAAAATTGCCGCCCGGCACCCCCTGCGATTTGGTATTTTTAGACCCCCCCTATGGCAAATCCCTAGGGCAACAGGCCTTGCGCAGCGCTTGGGCTCAGGGCTGGATCGCGGCCGATGCATTGGTCATATTTGAAGAGGCCAGCGCCGTGACGCCCGAAGGATTTGTGCTGCGTGACAGCCGGAAATTTGGCGGCACGACGATGACATTTCTTCAACCCATCCAAGCGCCCGCCGAAAGCGATGAGCGCTAG